A stretch of the Thermodesulfobacteriota bacterium genome encodes the following:
- a CDS encoding sugar porter family MFS transporter, translating to MPNTNNESSQKMNSIVVFASIIAALAGLLAGYDTGIISGALEFIAKEFKLITIGKETVVSMVLVGGVIGALLNGVLADSLGRKRTVLLAAVLYIVGSVGSAVAPESYSLAISRLIVGLAIGGASASAPLYIAEISSAKYRGSLVTLFQLAITVGILAAYFVDSAFTASGNWRLMLGSSVIPAIVLLIGMFGLPYSPRWLIQRGRRDEAQDILIKIYSGDTNEAQKGLKEIEDVISIESKGSFADLIKYPVSVALTVAVGLFIIQQFVGINTVIYYAPIIFKDAGMESSQAAIWATVSVGIVNVLATFIAIWLIDKIGRKPLMYAGLIGMVLALTALGIAFITEGASSTSESTITVISVWIYIACFAFSFGPIPWLMMTEIFPLSIRGRAVSIASMTSWGCNLIVSFTFLTLLQAIGPSYTFWLYAFVGVIGFIFVWKLVPETKGRTLEEIEEKLLKTGK from the coding sequence ATGCCCAACACAAATAATGAATCAAGCCAAAAAATGAACTCTATAGTTGTATTTGCTTCTATTATAGCTGCATTAGCAGGTCTATTAGCAGGCTATGATACCGGGATCATTAGCGGAGCATTGGAGTTTATTGCTAAAGAGTTCAAGCTTATAACAATAGGAAAAGAAACTGTAGTCTCAATGGTATTAGTAGGAGGCGTTATAGGAGCGCTTCTAAACGGCGTTCTTGCTGATTCTTTGGGACGAAAAAGAACAGTTTTACTTGCAGCTGTTTTATATATTGTTGGATCGGTCGGTTCTGCAGTAGCTCCTGAATCATATAGTCTTGCAATTTCTAGATTAATAGTAGGTCTTGCAATTGGAGGCGCTTCCGCATCAGCCCCGCTCTACATTGCTGAGATTTCATCTGCAAAGTATAGAGGGAGTCTAGTCACCTTATTTCAACTCGCGATCACTGTAGGAATTTTGGCAGCATATTTTGTCGACAGCGCTTTTACCGCCTCAGGAAACTGGCGGCTTATGCTTGGCAGCAGTGTTATACCGGCAATTGTGTTATTGATTGGAATGTTCGGGCTTCCCTACAGCCCGAGGTGGTTAATTCAAAGGGGCAGAAGAGATGAAGCTCAGGATATCCTGATAAAAATATACAGCGGTGATACAAATGAAGCCCAAAAAGGATTAAAAGAAATAGAGGATGTAATTTCCATTGAATCAAAAGGAAGCTTTGCTGATCTTATCAAATACCCCGTGAGCGTTGCCTTAACGGTAGCAGTAGGACTATTTATAATTCAACAGTTTGTGGGAATAAACACTGTTATTTACTACGCACCTATAATATTCAAAGACGCTGGAATGGAATCGTCTCAAGCTGCAATTTGGGCAACAGTTAGCGTAGGAATTGTAAATGTGCTGGCAACGTTCATAGCCATTTGGCTGATAGATAAAATTGGGCGAAAGCCTCTTATGTATGCAGGGTTAATAGGAATGGTCCTAGCTCTTACAGCTCTAGGCATTGCATTTATTACTGAAGGTGCCTCCTCAACAAGTGAATCCACAATAACTGTTATTTCAGTTTGGATATATATAGCCTGTTTTGCTTTTTCATTCGGACCTATACCATGGCTCATGATGACAGAGATATTTCCTCTAAGCATTAGAGGTAGGGCCGTGAGCATTGCCTCAATGACGAGCTGGGGCTGTAATCTCATTGTGTCATTTACTTTCCTAACACTACTTCAAGCTATCGGGCCATCATATACCTTCTGGCTCTATGCATTTGTCGGGGTGATCGGATTTATTTTTGTCTGGAAGCTCGTTCCGGAAACCAAAGGCAGAACTCTCGAAGAGATAGAGGAAAAACTTTTAAAGACTGGCAAATAA